ACAACAGCACCATCACCATGGCGCGCAGGGGGAGGCCGGATGAGTCCGGGACACGCTCATTCATCGGGACCAGCCTAACGTTGCGACGGGCCTACTCCGAACCGCCACCGCGAGCGGTCAGGTGACTTCGAAACCCAGGCGGCGTGCGGCGCGAGCCTTCTGGCGGCTGGCGCGCAGCCTGCGCAGGCGCTTGACCAGCATCGGATCGGCGGCAAGCGCCTCGGGGCGGTCCACCAACGCGTTGAGCACCTGGTAGTACCGGGTGGCCGACATGGAGAACAGCTCTTTGATGGCGTCTTCCTTGGAACCGGCGTACTTCCACCACTGCCGTTCGAAGGCGAGGATGTCGTGCTCGCGGCGGGTCAGCCCATCGGTGAGCTCAGCGTCATCACCCGACCGCTGTGCCCTCGCCATGGAGCCGTCCATTCGTTTTTGGCCCTTTCGCCACTGAGAAATCACCGCTGAGTACTGCGCGAACATTCAACCACGGCAGCGGGAGTTGAGACGGCAACAAACGCCGCGAGTCGGCTGACTTAAGCTAACCGACCATGGGAGTCAGACCAATCGTGATCGTGGGCGATCCCGTCCTGCACAATCCGACCCAGCCCGTGGCCGTCGGTGAGGACGGTTCGCTCCCGGCCGATCTGCCGGAATTGATCGCGGACATGTACGACACCATGGACGCCGCGCACGGGGTTGGCTTGGCCGCCAACCAGATCGGCGTCGGCCTCCGACTGTTCGTCTATGACTGCGCCGACGATCGCGGCCAGACCGCGCGCCGGCGCGGCGTGGTGATCAACCCCGTGTTGGAGACCTCCGAGATCCCGGAGACCATGCCCGACCCCGACAACGACGACGAGGGCTGTCTGTCGGTCCCCGGCGAATCGTTCCCGACGGGCCGCGCGGACTGGGCTCGGGTGACGGGCCTGGACGCCGAGGGCAACGAGATCACGCTCGAGGGCAACGGACTGTTCGCGCGCATGCTGCAGCACGAGACGGGCCACCTCGACGGGTTCCTGTACGTCGACATGCTGGTCGGCAGGCACGCCAGGGCCGCCAAGAAGACCGTCAAACGCAACGGCTGGGGTGTGCCGGGGCTGACGTGGATGCCGGGTGAGGACCCGGACCCGTTCGGTCACTGATGGTCGAACTGCCCGCGGTGGGTTCCCGGGTCAGCCTGCGCCACCGGCTTCCGCCGGGGTCGGCCAAGCCGTTGACCGACGTCGTCGGGCATCTCGTCGCGGTGGGGACAGAAGTCCTGGTGCGCACCAAGTCCGGTGAGATCGTGACTGTGGCGGCGGCCGACGTCGTCGCCGTCCGTGAGCTCTCCCACTCCCCCGTCCGGACCTCGGAGATCCGCGCGTTGGAACACGCCGCGGCGCTGGCCTGGCCGGGTGTCGAGCAGCAGTGGCTGAACGGCTGGCTGCTGCGTTTCGGGCGTGGAGTCACCAGCCGAGCGAATTCCGCTGTCCCGCTCGATGTCTCGGCCAAGTTGTCCGACCTGCTGGAGATCGCCGACTGGTACCGGCAGCGTGATCTGCCGCCCTGGGTGGCGCTGCCGGAGCGCTTGCTGCCCGTGCGCGCCGACGGCGTCAAGCACACGCGGGTCATGGTCCGCGATGTCGACGAGCACGATTCGGGTTCGGCTAGCGCGTCGGTGGCTCCTGCTTCGGTGGTACCTGCGTCGGTGGCTCATGCGGCGCTCCCCGACGCGGACTGGCTGCGAATCTACGAACGCGACGTTCCGGTCGACGTCCTCTCGGCTGTCATCGACGGCGAGGTGACGTTCGCCCGGATCGGCGACGCCGCAGTCGGTCGCGGCGCGGTGACCGCCGCTCCAGACGGCACCCGCTGGCTCGGCATCTCCTCGGTGCGCGTCGCGCCGGAGCAGCGCCGGCGCGGGCATGCCCGGACACTGTGCGAGTCGCTGTCCGCCTGGGGTGCCGCCCACGGTGCGCAGCGCGCGTACGTGCAGGTGCTGGCCGACAACGACGCCGCCGTCGCGCTGTACACGTCGATGGGCTTCCGCCTGCATCACGGGTGTCGGTACTGGCAGCCGCAGCACTGATCCGGCGCGTCGGCGGCGCCCCCTAGGATTTACGCCATGCGCTTGGCGACCTGGAACGTGAACTCCATCCGCACTCGAGTGGATCGCGTGGTCGACTGGCTTGAGCGCGCCGATGTCGACGTGCTGGCCATGCAGGAGACGAAGTGCACCGACGCGCAGTTCCCGAGCATGCCGTTCGCCGCGCTGGGCTATGAGATCGCCCATGTCGGGCTCAACCAGTGGAATGGCGTCGCGATCGCCTCGCGTGTGGGGTTGGACAACGTCGAGGTCGGATTCGAGGGGCAACCGACCTGGTCGGCCAAGCCTGACGTGGAGGCGGCCGCAGAGGCCCGTGCACTCGGCGCCACGTGCGGCGGGGTGCGGGTGTGGAGCCTGTACGTGCCCAATGGCCGCAGCCTGGAGGATCCGCACTACGCCTACAAGCTCGAATGGCTTGCCGCACTTCAGAAATCCGCTGCCAGTTGGGTCGCCGACGACCCGAGCGCGCCGATCGCACTGGTGGGAGACTGGAACATCGCGCCGTTCGATGAGGACGTCTGGGACATGGCCGCCTTCGAGGGTAGGACGCACGTGTCCGAGCCTGAGCGGGCCGCGTTCCAGGCGATGGGCGATGCCCAGTTCACCGATGTGGTGCGGCCGTTCACGCCCGGTCCCGGCATCTACACGTATTGGGACTACACGCAGTTGGCGTTCCAGAAGCGGCGCGGGATGCGCATCGACTTCATTCTGGGCTCACCGGCGCTGGCGCAGCGCGTGACGCATGCCGAGATCGTCAAGGATGAAAGGCGCCCCGGGAAGAAGGGCAGCATCGCGCCGAGTGATCATGCGCCGGTGCTGATCGATATCTGACGTTCGGCGCCGCTGCGCCGCTGTGGCCTGACGGCCCTCACCCGAACGGCTCACGCCTCACCCACTCAGCTCACCCCTCACTCAGCTCCACCCCCCGACCCGACCTCTGGTTGGGCCACGCCACCGTCACCAGCTATCGCCAACCGTCGTCGCCACCGTCACCGCGGCCCCGGCTCCCGTCTACTTCCGCCGCCCAGATCCGGGGTTGTCCACAGTTGCGACTTGGTCCACAGTCGCTGGCTTGACGTGCGTGATCTGTCGGCGGGTGAGGGCATACTCGAACATGTGTTCGATGATGATTCGCCGGACGGGCTGCTCACCGAGATCGAGGCGTGCCACCGCTTCGAGACGATGCTCATCGGCCGCCGCATGGCCGCCATCGCCCGCCTGGTCGAACACCGCACCGCTGAGGCCGAGGCTGACGAT
The DNA window shown above is from Mycolicibacterium confluentis and carries:
- a CDS encoding exodeoxyribonuclease III, translated to MRLATWNVNSIRTRVDRVVDWLERADVDVLAMQETKCTDAQFPSMPFAALGYEIAHVGLNQWNGVAIASRVGLDNVEVGFEGQPTWSAKPDVEAAAEARALGATCGGVRVWSLYVPNGRSLEDPHYAYKLEWLAALQKSAASWVADDPSAPIALVGDWNIAPFDEDVWDMAAFEGRTHVSEPERAAFQAMGDAQFTDVVRPFTPGPGIYTYWDYTQLAFQKRRGMRIDFILGSPALAQRVTHAEIVKDERRPGKKGSIAPSDHAPVLIDI
- a CDS encoding DUF3263 domain-containing protein — encoded protein: MDGSMARAQRSGDDAELTDGLTRREHDILAFERQWWKYAGSKEDAIKELFSMSATRYYQVLNALVDRPEALAADPMLVKRLRRLRASRQKARAARRLGFEVT
- a CDS encoding peptide deformylase — translated: MGVRPIVIVGDPVLHNPTQPVAVGEDGSLPADLPELIADMYDTMDAAHGVGLAANQIGVGLRLFVYDCADDRGQTARRRGVVINPVLETSEIPETMPDPDNDDEGCLSVPGESFPTGRADWARVTGLDAEGNEITLEGNGLFARMLQHETGHLDGFLYVDMLVGRHARAAKKTVKRNGWGVPGLTWMPGEDPDPFGH
- a CDS encoding N-acetylglutamate synthase, CG3035 family — protein: MVELPAVGSRVSLRHRLPPGSAKPLTDVVGHLVAVGTEVLVRTKSGEIVTVAAADVVAVRELSHSPVRTSEIRALEHAAALAWPGVEQQWLNGWLLRFGRGVTSRANSAVPLDVSAKLSDLLEIADWYRQRDLPPWVALPERLLPVRADGVKHTRVMVRDVDEHDSGSASASVAPASVVPASVAHAALPDADWLRIYERDVPVDVLSAVIDGEVTFARIGDAAVGRGAVTAAPDGTRWLGISSVRVAPEQRRRGHARTLCESLSAWGAAHGAQRAYVQVLADNDAAVALYTSMGFRLHHGCRYWQPQH